The Henckelia pumila isolate YLH828 chromosome 2, ASM3356847v2, whole genome shotgun sequence genome includes a window with the following:
- the LOC140885439 gene encoding uncharacterized protein isoform X2: MAAESMAAVCSTLMTPKFTPQAKPFSRPFKTHDLFASQKGKLQRLRFSANFGGGDGEAKKDGKKKFITKDEEPEQYWQTAGEREGENPMSTPLPYIIIFGMSTPFVILAIAFANGWIKIPVR; this comes from the exons ATGGCAGCAGAATCAATGGCGGCTGTATGCTCTACTCTGATGACCCCAAAGTTCACTCCGCAGGCTAAACCATTTTCGCGCCCATTCAAAACCCACGATCTTTTCGCATCGCAGAAGGGGAAATTGCAGCGACTTCGGTTTTCTGCAAATTTTG GGGGCGGAGATGGAGAGGCGAAGAAGGATGGGAAGAAGAAGTTTATCACCAAAGATGAAGAACCTGAGCA GTATTGGCAGACGGCGGGCGAAAGAGAAGGTGAAAACCCGATGAGCACTCCACTCCCTTACATTATCATATTCGGAATGTCGACCCCTTTCGTCATTTTAGCCATTGCATTTGCAAATGGTTGGATTAAGATTCCGGTTCGATGA
- the LOC140885439 gene encoding uncharacterized protein isoform X1 has protein sequence MAAESMAAVCSTLMTPKFTPQAKPFSRPFKTHDLFASQKGKLQRLRFSANFGSIVDICCWGGDGEAKKDGKKKFITKDEEPEQYWQTAGEREGENPMSTPLPYIIIFGMSTPFVILAIAFANGWIKIPVR, from the exons ATGGCAGCAGAATCAATGGCGGCTGTATGCTCTACTCTGATGACCCCAAAGTTCACTCCGCAGGCTAAACCATTTTCGCGCCCATTCAAAACCCACGATCTTTTCGCATCGCAGAAGGGGAAATTGCAGCGACTTCGGTTTTCTGCAAATTTTGGTTCGATCGTAGATATATGCTGTT GGGGCGGAGATGGAGAGGCGAAGAAGGATGGGAAGAAGAAGTTTATCACCAAAGATGAAGAACCTGAGCA GTATTGGCAGACGGCGGGCGAAAGAGAAGGTGAAAACCCGATGAGCACTCCACTCCCTTACATTATCATATTCGGAATGTCGACCCCTTTCGTCATTTTAGCCATTGCATTTGCAAATGGTTGGATTAAGATTCCGGTTCGATGA